The Nothobranchius furzeri strain GRZ-AD chromosome 6, NfurGRZ-RIMD1, whole genome shotgun sequence genome includes a region encoding these proteins:
- the cryba1l2 gene encoding crystallin, beta A1, like 2 — protein MNKACQNHMFFPRMGTAPFFKVTVFDQEHFQGKRQEFTSECCNIYECGMDNIRSIRVESGAWVGFEHIDFQGQQFILERGEYPNWESYAGSLSYHSERFMSFRPIYCASHQSSRMKIYERENFTGRCTELCDDYPSLEAMGWFRPEVGSMHVQSGAFVCYEYPGYRGQQYIMECERHSGDYQHWRNWGSHCQTPKIQSIRRIRH, from the exons ATGAATAAAGCTTGTCAAAACCACATGTTCTTCCCCAGGATGGGCACCGCCCCTTTCTTTAAG gTGACTGTGTTTGACCAGGAGCATTTCCAAGGAAAGCGTCAGGAGTTCACCTCCGAGTGCTGCAACATCTACGAGTGTGGCATGGACAACATCCGCTCCATCCGGGTGGAGAGTGGAGC ctgggtgGGCTTTGAGCACATCGATTTCCAGGGTCAGCAGTTCATCCTGGAGAGGGGCGAGTACCCCAACTGGGAGTCCTACGCCGGCTCTCTGTCCTACCACAGCGAGCGCTTCATGTCCTTTCGTCCCATCTACTGTGCT TCTCACCAAAGCAGCCGCATGAAGATCTATGAGAGGGAGAACTTCACGGGCCGTTGCACCGAGCTGTGCGACGACTACCCGTCCCTGGAGGCCATGGGCTGGTTCAGACCCGAGGTGGGCTCCATGCATGTGCAGAGTGGCGC CTTTGTGTGCTACGAGTACCCGGGTTACAGAGGTCAGCAGTACATCATGGAGTGTGAGAGGCACAGCGGAGACTACCAGCACTGGAGGAACTGGGGCTCCCACTGCCAGACTCCCAAGATCCAGTCCATCAGACGCATCAGGCACTGA